From Reichenbachiella sp. 5M10:
ATGATGGCACAGTAAGCGGCACGCAAACCGTAACGATCACTGTAACAGGAACGAACGATGCCCCAGTAGCAAGCAACGATGCACAAGGCACCGACGAAGAAACTACGCTGAGCACAAGTGTACCAGCCGCAACTGATGTAGACGGTACGGTAGTGAGCTACGCTTTGGTGGACGACACTACAAAAG
This genomic window contains:
- a CDS encoding Ig-like domain-containing protein — its product is DGTVSGTQTVTITVTGTNDAPVASNDAQGTDEETTLSTSVPAATDVDGTVVSYALVDDTTKGDLTFNGDGTYSFDPNGEFEALAAGATEDVTFTYTATDNDGTVSG